Proteins from one Bradyrhizobium roseum genomic window:
- a CDS encoding NAD-dependent epimerase/dehydratase family protein: MPRILMTGAAGGIGTSLRKLLPPIYPDLLLSDLKAPADLASSEQFKAADLADLAQVEAVCEGVDGILHFGGYSVEGRWDQIHQANIIGCYNLFEAAYRKGVKRVIFASSNHAVGFYPRHHRIGTDVTPRPDSRYGVSKVFGEAVGALYADKHGLSVTCLRIGNFGEMPLDHRRLSIWLKPEDLVQLCRIGLEHPDIHFEVLYGASYNERAWWDNHRAYELGYRPTGRGEDFLEHAMAEQAKLKPDPVGDYYQGGTFCSMEFDGDKDRIVNWKQDP; the protein is encoded by the coding sequence ATGCCACGCATATTGATGACCGGCGCCGCCGGCGGGATTGGCACATCCTTGCGCAAGCTGCTGCCGCCGATCTATCCGGACCTGCTGCTGAGCGATCTCAAAGCGCCGGCCGATCTGGCCAGCAGTGAGCAGTTCAAGGCGGCCGATCTGGCCGATCTCGCCCAGGTCGAGGCGGTCTGCGAAGGCGTCGACGGCATCCTGCATTTCGGAGGCTATTCGGTCGAGGGCCGCTGGGATCAGATCCATCAGGCCAACATCATCGGCTGCTACAATCTGTTCGAGGCGGCCTATCGCAAGGGCGTCAAGCGGGTGATCTTCGCCTCGTCCAACCACGCGGTCGGCTTCTATCCGCGTCATCACCGCATCGGCACCGACGTCACGCCGCGCCCTGACAGCCGCTACGGCGTCAGCAAGGTGTTCGGCGAGGCGGTCGGCGCGCTCTATGCCGACAAGCACGGGCTCAGCGTCACGTGCCTGCGGATCGGTAATTTCGGCGAGATGCCGCTGGATCACCGCCGTCTCTCGATCTGGCTGAAGCCCGAGGATCTGGTGCAGCTCTGCCGCATCGGGCTCGAACATCCCGATATTCATTTCGAGGTTCTCTACGGCGCCTCCTACAACGAGCGTGCCTGGTGGGACAACCACCGCGCCTACGAGCTCGGCTATCGCCCGACCGGTCGCGGGGAAGATTTCCTCGAACACGCCATGGCCGAGCAGGCCAAGCTGAAGCCGGACCCGGTCGGCGATTACTACCAGGGCGGCACGTTCTGCAGCATGGAGTTCGATGGCGACAAGGACAGGATCGTCAACTGGAAGCAGGATCCGTAA
- a CDS encoding SMP-30/gluconolactonase/LRE family protein yields the protein MSDAASHSAGWRPATYYPDPAIHALDPRFEKYWLKLSAVEQLTTGLRWAEGPVWFGDGRYLLCSDIPNQRILKWEEETGAVSIFRKPSNFANGNTRDRQGRLVTCEHGGRRVTRTEYDGSVTVLMDSFDGKRLNSPNDVVVKSDGSIWFTDPVFGLLGNYEGYKAEPELDMNVYRIDGATGKATVVAEGVLGPNGLAFSPDEKVLYVIESRGVPTRKILAYDVSASGDKLSDKRVFVDAGPGTPDGFRVDIDGNLWCGWGMGDPELDGVVVFAPDGVMIGRIALPERCANVCFGGVKRNRLFMAASQSIYALYVNTQGAPGG from the coding sequence ATGTCCGACGCCGCATCGCACTCAGCCGGCTGGCGCCCAGCCACCTATTATCCCGATCCGGCCATCCATGCCCTCGACCCCCGCTTCGAGAAATACTGGCTGAAGCTTTCGGCCGTCGAGCAGCTGACCACCGGGCTTCGCTGGGCCGAGGGACCAGTGTGGTTCGGCGACGGGCGCTACCTGCTCTGCAGCGACATTCCCAACCAGCGCATCCTCAAATGGGAGGAAGAGACCGGCGCGGTCAGCATCTTCCGCAAGCCTTCGAACTTCGCCAACGGCAACACCCGCGACCGGCAGGGACGGCTCGTCACTTGCGAGCACGGCGGCCGTCGCGTCACCCGCACCGAGTATGACGGCTCGGTCACGGTGTTGATGGATTCCTTCGACGGCAAGCGGCTGAACTCGCCCAATGATGTCGTGGTGAAATCCGACGGCTCGATCTGGTTCACCGATCCGGTCTTCGGCCTACTCGGCAATTACGAGGGCTACAAGGCCGAGCCCGAACTCGACATGAACGTCTACCGGATCGACGGCGCGACCGGCAAAGCGACCGTCGTCGCCGAGGGTGTGCTGGGGCCGAACGGACTCGCCTTCTCGCCCGACGAGAAAGTTCTCTATGTCATCGAGTCCCGCGGCGTGCCGACCCGCAAGATCCTCGCCTATGACGTCTCGGCTTCCGGCGACAAGCTTTCCGACAAGCGTGTGTTTGTCGATGCCGGCCCGGGCACGCCGGACGGCTTTCGCGTAGACATCGACGGCAACCTGTGGTGCGGCTGGGGCATGGGCGATCCCGAACTCGATGGCGTGGTCGTGTTCGCGCCCGACGGCGTCATGATCGGCCGCATCGCGCTGCCCGAACGTTGCGCCAACGTCTGTTTCGGCGGCGTGAAGCGCAACCGCCTGTTCATGGCCGCGAGCCAGTCGATCTACGCGCTCTATGTCAACACGCAAGGTGCGCCGGGCGGTTAG
- the bla gene encoding subclass B3 metallo-beta-lactamase, which yields MKKIAVALVALISLTTVAGAQTPKDLIAALKVKWNTPTEPFKMIGNVYYVGTDGLASYLITSPQGHILVDTAMPEATSQIRASIEKLGFKVTDIKYLLNTHAHIDHTGGLAELKQASGARLVAGEGDKSLLEGGYYPGAEEDMALAFPPVKVDRTVREGEAVTVGNVTLTARETPGHSPGCTSWAFSVKDGDATRSVLIFCSGTVALNRLGADPTYFGIVADYRKTFARAKDMKVDVLLAPHPEMFKMADKRARLREGGPNPFVNPGEFNAYAVTLEKAFEDALAKQTAAPEKKG from the coding sequence GTGAAGAAAATCGCCGTTGCACTTGTTGCGCTGATCTCGCTGACCACAGTCGCCGGGGCCCAGACCCCCAAAGATCTCATCGCTGCCCTCAAGGTCAAATGGAACACGCCGACCGAGCCGTTCAAAATGATCGGCAACGTCTATTACGTCGGCACCGACGGCCTGGCGTCCTACCTGATCACGTCTCCACAGGGCCACATCCTGGTGGATACGGCGATGCCGGAGGCGACGTCGCAGATCAGGGCGAGCATCGAGAAGCTGGGCTTCAAGGTCACCGACATCAAGTATCTCCTCAATACCCACGCGCACATCGATCACACCGGCGGCCTTGCCGAACTGAAGCAGGCCAGCGGCGCCCGGCTCGTTGCGGGCGAGGGCGACAAGTCGTTGCTCGAGGGTGGATATTATCCGGGAGCGGAGGAAGACATGGCGCTAGCGTTCCCGCCGGTGAAGGTCGACCGCACGGTGCGCGAAGGTGAGGCGGTCACTGTCGGGAATGTGACGCTGACCGCCCGTGAAACGCCCGGACATTCGCCGGGATGCACGAGCTGGGCGTTCTCGGTGAAGGACGGCGACGCCACGCGCTCCGTCCTCATTTTCTGCAGCGGCACCGTCGCGCTGAACCGGCTCGGCGCCGACCCTACCTATTTTGGAATCGTGGCTGATTACCGCAAGACGTTCGCGCGGGCCAAGGACATGAAGGTGGACGTGCTGCTCGCGCCCCACCCGGAAATGTTCAAAATGGCGGATAAGCGCGCCAGGCTACGCGAAGGCGGACCCAATCCGTTCGTCAATCCCGGCGAGTTCAATGCCTATGCGGTGACGCTGGAGAAGGCTTTCGAAGACGCGCTCGCCAAGCAGACCGCCGCACCGGAGAAGAAGGGTTGA
- a CDS encoding aldehyde dehydrogenase family protein, with protein sequence MVNRMQFYIDGAWVDPVVKKSTPVVNPATEDAMYEVALGSKADLDKAVAAAKRAFVTFSQTSREERIALLEKIIEIYKGRMKEIGAAVSDEMGAPLPMAERLQAGAGLGHIASTLEVLKNYHFEETIGSAVVVREPVGVIGMITPWNWPLNQIACKVAPALAAGCTMILKPSEFTPTSALIFAEILHEAGVPKGVFNLVNGLGPEVGAAMSEHPDIDMISFTGSTRAGVDVAKRAAPTVKRVSQELGGKSPNVILEGADLAKAVTGGVMHMFNNSGQSCNAPSRMIVPLSKMKEVAAIAKGVADKTKAGDPRAEGTTIGPVVSRIQWDKIQALIKKGIDEGATLVAGGPGLPEGVNKGFYVRPTIFADVTNDMTIAREEIFGPVLTIIGAKDEAEAVKIANDTPYGLAGYVTGDTVESARRVARQIRAGNVNLQGVPNDRTAPFGGYKQSGNGREWGRYGLEEYLEVKAVAGYNAA encoded by the coding sequence ATGGTCAATCGCATGCAATTCTACATCGACGGCGCCTGGGTCGATCCCGTCGTCAAGAAGTCCACCCCCGTCGTCAACCCGGCGACCGAAGACGCGATGTACGAAGTTGCGCTCGGCTCGAAGGCCGATCTCGACAAGGCGGTGGCCGCCGCCAAGCGCGCCTTCGTGACGTTCTCGCAGACCAGCCGCGAGGAGCGCATCGCGCTCCTGGAGAAAATCATCGAGATCTACAAGGGCCGCATGAAGGAAATCGGCGCCGCGGTGTCCGACGAAATGGGCGCGCCGCTGCCGATGGCCGAACGCCTGCAGGCCGGTGCCGGCCTCGGCCATATCGCTTCCACGCTGGAAGTTCTCAAGAACTACCACTTTGAAGAGACGATCGGTTCCGCCGTCGTCGTGCGCGAGCCGGTTGGCGTCATCGGCATGATCACGCCCTGGAACTGGCCGCTCAACCAGATCGCCTGCAAGGTCGCGCCCGCGCTCGCCGCCGGCTGCACCATGATCCTGAAGCCGTCGGAATTCACGCCGACCTCGGCCCTGATCTTCGCTGAAATCCTTCATGAAGCGGGCGTGCCGAAGGGCGTGTTCAACCTCGTCAACGGCCTCGGCCCTGAAGTCGGCGCCGCCATGAGCGAGCATCCCGACATCGACATGATCTCGTTCACCGGCTCGACCCGCGCCGGCGTCGACGTCGCCAAGCGCGCCGCGCCGACCGTGAAGCGCGTCAGCCAGGAACTCGGCGGCAAGTCGCCGAACGTCATCCTCGAAGGCGCCGACCTTGCGAAGGCCGTCACCGGCGGCGTGATGCACATGTTCAACAATTCCGGACAGTCCTGCAACGCGCCGTCGCGGATGATCGTGCCGCTGTCGAAGATGAAGGAAGTTGCTGCGATCGCCAAGGGCGTCGCTGACAAGACCAAGGCGGGCGATCCCCGCGCCGAAGGCACCACCATCGGCCCGGTCGTATCGCGTATCCAGTGGGACAAGATCCAGGCGCTCATCAAGAAGGGCATCGACGAAGGCGCGACCTTGGTCGCCGGTGGTCCAGGCCTGCCCGAGGGCGTCAATAAGGGCTTCTATGTCCGCCCGACCATCTTCGCCGATGTCACCAACGATATGACGATCGCGCGGGAGGAAATCTTCGGGCCGGTGCTGACCATCATCGGCGCCAAGGATGAAGCGGAGGCGGTGAAGATCGCCAACGACACGCCCTATGGTCTGGCCGGTTACGTCACCGGCGATACCGTGGAAAGCGCGCGCCGCGTCGCCCGCCAGATCCGCGCCGGCAATGTCAACCTGCAGGGCGTGCCGAATGACCGCACCGCGCCGTTCGGCGGCTACAAGCAGTCCGGAAACGGCCGCGAGTGGGGCAGGTACGGCCTTGAGGAATATCTCGAAGTGAAGGCTGTCGCCGGCTACAACGCCGCGTAA
- a CDS encoding transketolase, with protein MPIEPARLELLSALARKALWLSSWTIHHANHIRPNVDGLKVGGHQASSASLANIMSALYFSVLRPQDRVAVKPHASPVFHAIQYLFGHQTRDKLENFRGYKGAQSYPSRTKDADDVDFSTGSVGLGVAQTLFSSLVQDYVTAHGWMKDRPEGRMVALVGDAEMDEGNIFEALLEGWKHGLRNTWWVVDYNRQSLDAVVREGLWEKFESMFRNFGWEVVIVKYGRLMQAAFAEPGGEALRRWIDHCPNQMYAALCFQGGAAFRKRLQDEIGDQGQVSQLIDRRSDDELLALMSNLGGHDMASMIEAFEAIDHDRPVCFIAYTIKGVGLPMQGHKDNHAGLMTVAQMEKWRSAQNIRPGHEWDKYEGLSQTPAELDAFLAAAPFNQQGRRRLTAPTIDVPPQLTFKPAAQMSTQQGFGLVLNELARSDSELASRIVTTSPDVTVSTNLGAWVNRRGLFAKAENHDLFRQEKIPSTFNWDYSPKGQHLELGIAEMNLFIMLSALGLSHAINGERLLPVGTLYDPFIERGLDAMNYACYQDARFMVVATPSGITLAPEGGAHQSIATPLIGMAQDGLASFEPAFVDELAVIMGWGFRHMQREAGEGGSVYLRLSTRTLDQPQRIMGPELQRDITEGAYWLREPGPNCDIVIAYTGAVAPEAIEAVGLIGESHRDVGLLAVTSADRLHAGWSAARNLRRERRGIQYLSHIEKLLAPLPRDCGIVTVIDGHPAALGWLGSVRGNRVEALGVEQFGQTGTIGDLYRHYGIDANAIIDAAESLTVGAPVRHRKMAV; from the coding sequence ATGCCCATCGAGCCCGCACGCCTCGAATTACTGTCTGCGCTGGCACGCAAGGCATTGTGGCTGTCGTCGTGGACGATCCATCACGCCAACCATATCCGGCCCAATGTGGACGGGCTGAAGGTCGGCGGCCATCAGGCCTCGTCTGCCTCGCTCGCCAACATCATGTCGGCGCTGTATTTCTCGGTATTGCGGCCACAGGACCGCGTCGCGGTGAAGCCGCATGCGAGCCCGGTATTCCATGCCATCCAGTATCTGTTCGGCCACCAGACCCGCGACAAGTTGGAAAATTTCCGGGGCTACAAGGGTGCGCAGTCCTATCCGTCGCGCACCAAGGATGCCGACGACGTCGACTTCTCCACCGGCTCGGTCGGCCTCGGCGTCGCCCAAACCCTGTTCTCGTCGCTGGTGCAGGACTACGTCACCGCGCATGGCTGGATGAAGGACCGTCCCGAGGGGCGGATGGTCGCACTGGTCGGCGATGCCGAGATGGACGAGGGCAACATCTTCGAGGCGCTGCTGGAGGGCTGGAAACACGGCCTGCGCAACACCTGGTGGGTGGTCGACTATAACCGCCAGAGCCTCGATGCCGTCGTGCGGGAAGGGCTGTGGGAGAAATTCGAATCCATGTTCCGCAATTTCGGCTGGGAGGTGGTGATCGTAAAGTACGGCCGCCTGATGCAGGCGGCGTTCGCCGAGCCCGGCGGCGAGGCGCTGCGGCGCTGGATCGATCATTGTCCGAACCAGATGTATGCAGCGCTGTGCTTCCAGGGCGGCGCGGCGTTCCGCAAGCGCCTGCAGGACGAAATCGGCGACCAGGGGCAGGTGTCGCAACTGATCGATCGCCGCAGCGACGACGAACTGCTGGCGCTGATGTCGAATTTGGGTGGACACGACATGGCCAGCATGATCGAGGCTTTCGAGGCGATCGATCATGATCGCCCCGTCTGCTTCATCGCCTACACCATCAAGGGCGTCGGCCTGCCGATGCAAGGCCACAAGGACAACCATGCCGGCCTGATGACGGTGGCGCAGATGGAGAAATGGCGGAGCGCGCAGAACATCCGCCCCGGCCACGAATGGGACAAGTACGAGGGCCTGTCGCAAACTCCGGCCGAACTCGACGCGTTTCTGGCGGCCGCACCGTTCAACCAGCAGGGCCGTCGTCGTCTCACCGCGCCTACGATCGACGTACCGCCGCAACTCACCTTCAAGCCCGCGGCGCAGATGTCGACCCAGCAGGGATTTGGCCTGGTGTTGAACGAACTCGCGCGCAGCGACAGCGAACTGGCTTCGCGCATCGTCACCACGTCGCCTGACGTCACCGTGTCGACCAATCTCGGCGCCTGGGTCAACCGCCGCGGTCTGTTTGCCAAGGCCGAAAACCACGACCTGTTCCGGCAGGAAAAGATCCCGTCGACCTTCAACTGGGACTATTCGCCCAAGGGACAGCATCTCGAACTCGGCATTGCCGAGATGAACCTGTTCATCATGCTCTCGGCGCTCGGGCTGTCGCATGCGATCAATGGCGAGCGGCTGCTGCCGGTCGGAACGCTGTACGATCCCTTCATCGAGCGCGGCCTCGATGCGATGAACTATGCCTGCTACCAGGACGCCCGCTTCATGGTGGTGGCGACGCCGTCGGGCATCACGCTGGCGCCGGAGGGTGGCGCGCACCAGTCGATCGCCACGCCCCTGATCGGCATGGCGCAAGATGGGCTGGCCTCGTTCGAGCCCGCCTTTGTCGATGAACTTGCCGTGATCATGGGATGGGGGTTCCGGCACATGCAGCGCGAGGCCGGCGAGGGCGGTTCGGTCTATCTGCGGCTGTCGACCCGCACGCTGGACCAGCCGCAGCGCATCATGGGGCCGGAGCTGCAGCGGGACATCACCGAGGGCGCCTATTGGCTGCGCGAGCCGGGGCCGAACTGCGACATCGTGATCGCTTACACCGGCGCGGTGGCGCCCGAGGCGATCGAGGCGGTGGGCCTGATCGGAGAGAGCCATCGCGACGTCGGTTTGCTGGCGGTAACCTCGGCCGACCGGCTGCACGCCGGATGGTCCGCCGCACGGAATTTGCGGCGCGAGCGCCGTGGCATCCAGTATCTCAGCCATATCGAAAAGCTGCTGGCGCCGCTGCCGCGCGACTGCGGCATTGTGACCGTCATCGACGGCCATCCGGCGGCGCTCGGCTGGCTCGGCAGCGTGCGCGGCAATCGGGTCGAGGCGCTCGGCGTCGAGCAGTTCGGCCAGACCGGCACCATTGGCGACCTCTACCGCCACTACGGCATCGACGCCAACGCCATCATCGATGCGGCCGAAAGCCTCACGGTGGGCGCGCCCGTGCGGCACCGCAAGATGGCGGTTTGA
- a CDS encoding Lrp/AsnC family transcriptional regulator, which produces MPALDAIDRKLLSLLQSDSRMTMQELADKVGLSVSPCHRRVKLLEQRGVITRYIATVDQKSLGLHVSVFISIKLARQKEEDLNRFAKAISKWDEVLECYLMTGNRDYLLRVVAADLSSYEAFLKNKLTRLDGIASIESSFALSQVKYSIALPV; this is translated from the coding sequence ATGCCTGCCCTCGACGCCATTGACCGCAAGCTCCTGAGTCTGCTGCAATCCGACAGCCGCATGACCATGCAGGAACTCGCCGACAAGGTCGGCCTCTCGGTGTCGCCCTGCCATCGGCGGGTCAAACTCCTGGAACAGCGCGGCGTCATCACGCGCTACATCGCGACCGTAGACCAGAAATCGCTCGGGCTCCATGTCAGCGTCTTCATCTCGATCAAGCTGGCGCGGCAGAAGGAAGAGGACCTCAACCGGTTTGCGAAAGCGATCTCGAAATGGGACGAGGTGCTGGAATGCTACCTGATGACCGGCAATCGCGATTACCTGTTGCGCGTCGTCGCCGCCGACCTTTCCTCCTATGAGGCGTTCCTGAAGAACAAGCTGACGCGGCTCGACGGGATCGCCTCGATCGAGTCGAGTTTTGCGCTGAGCCAGGTGAAGTATTCGATCGCGCTGCCGGTGTAG
- a CDS encoding zinc-binding dehydrogenase — translation MRAAIFRNGEIVVDQMPEPKPGPGMVLVKSLACGICGSDLHARKHAHRMVELSKHFPGRKPMDLSRDVVFGHEFCCEVLDYGPGTTQKFKPGTKVCSLPALLTAEGPQGIGYSNDNIGAYAERMLLSEALLLEVPNGLAAAHAALTEPLAVGVHAVAKADIKGGEVPLVIGCGPVGLAVIAALKIRGLHPIVAADYSPARRALAEKLGADVVVDPARTQPYATWAEHAQMSPEEKAARPPLQALLPALKPALIFECVGIPGLIQQVFEGAPRDARIVVVGVCMETDRSEPMLGILKELNVQYVLGYTPEEFAYSLRLIAEGEVDAASMVTASVGIDGVATAFADLANPEVHTKIIVEPWR, via the coding sequence GTGCGCGCTGCCATTTTCCGCAATGGAGAAATTGTCGTCGACCAGATGCCGGAGCCCAAGCCGGGCCCGGGCATGGTGCTGGTCAAGTCGCTGGCCTGCGGCATCTGCGGTTCCGACCTGCACGCGCGCAAGCACGCGCACCGCATGGTCGAGCTTTCAAAACACTTCCCCGGCCGCAAGCCGATGGACCTTTCCCGCGATGTCGTGTTCGGCCATGAATTCTGCTGCGAGGTGCTCGATTATGGCCCGGGCACGACGCAGAAGTTCAAGCCCGGCACAAAAGTCTGTTCGCTGCCGGCGCTGTTGACCGCGGAAGGCCCGCAAGGCATCGGCTACTCCAACGACAATATCGGCGCCTATGCCGAGCGCATGCTGCTCAGCGAAGCCTTGCTGCTCGAGGTCCCGAACGGCCTCGCCGCCGCGCACGCCGCGCTGACCGAGCCGCTCGCGGTCGGCGTGCATGCGGTGGCAAAAGCTGACATCAAAGGCGGCGAGGTGCCGCTGGTGATCGGCTGCGGGCCGGTCGGGCTCGCCGTCATCGCGGCGCTGAAGATCAGGGGGCTGCACCCGATCGTCGCCGCCGATTATTCGCCGGCACGCCGCGCGCTCGCCGAAAAGCTCGGCGCCGACGTGGTCGTCGACCCCGCGCGAACGCAGCCCTATGCGACATGGGCCGAGCATGCCCAGATGTCCCCGGAAGAGAAGGCCGCACGCCCGCCGCTCCAGGCGTTGCTGCCGGCGCTGAAGCCCGCGCTGATCTTCGAATGCGTCGGCATTCCCGGCCTGATCCAGCAGGTGTTCGAGGGCGCGCCGCGCGACGCGCGCATCGTCGTGGTCGGCGTCTGCATGGAAACCGACCGCTCCGAGCCCATGCTCGGCATCTTGAAGGAGCTCAACGTCCAATACGTGCTGGGCTACACGCCGGAGGAATTCGCGTATTCCCTGCGCCTGATCGCGGAAGGCGAGGTCGATGCCGCCTCGATGGTGACCGCCAGCGTCGGCATCGACGGTGTGGCCACCGCATTCGCCGATCTCGCCAATCCGGAAGTCCACACCAAGATCATCGTCGAGCCGTGGCGTTGA
- a CDS encoding DMT family transporter, translating into MTPPPAAAARLDSAPVSLPEKKSAVRKAPARADRPFKGIALILASTIFLGISDVTAKYLSATLPSIEIAWIRFVVFALIMTPAMMPGSPLFALPTNRPGLQLMRGVAVLASSLFFISGLRFLPIAEASATGFVAPLLVTALSIVFLGEKVGLRRWIATGVGLIGVIIILRPGTGAFHPAAFFPLVSALAWACTLIMTRMMSGTERAITVMTYSSIAGVCILSALVPFVWVTPTWHDIAFGIFIGIASTAGQWIVVLAFRYADASVLAPFSYTQLLWVSVLGFLIFGEVPDVYTCTGAAFIVASGLYTAHRERVRRSQLLAVAGESSPNA; encoded by the coding sequence GTGACACCGCCCCCCGCCGCAGCCGCGAGGCTGGACAGCGCTCCAGTATCTTTGCCCGAAAAGAAGTCCGCGGTTCGCAAGGCGCCCGCGCGCGCCGATCGGCCGTTCAAGGGCATCGCGCTGATTCTGGCATCGACGATATTCCTCGGCATCTCGGACGTGACCGCGAAATATCTGTCTGCGACCCTGCCGTCGATCGAGATCGCGTGGATTCGCTTCGTGGTGTTTGCGTTGATCATGACGCCGGCGATGATGCCTGGCTCGCCGCTGTTTGCGTTGCCGACCAACCGACCCGGCCTGCAGCTGATGCGCGGTGTGGCGGTGCTGGCCTCGTCGCTGTTCTTCATCTCCGGGCTGCGGTTCCTGCCGATCGCGGAAGCTTCCGCCACCGGCTTCGTCGCGCCGCTGCTCGTCACCGCGCTGTCGATCGTCTTCCTCGGCGAAAAGGTCGGCCTGCGCCGCTGGATCGCGACCGGCGTCGGCCTGATCGGCGTAATCATCATCCTGCGCCCCGGCACAGGCGCGTTTCATCCGGCGGCGTTCTTTCCGCTGGTCTCGGCGCTGGCCTGGGCCTGCACGCTGATCATGACGCGGATGATGAGCGGCACCGAGCGCGCCATTACCGTGATGACCTACTCGTCGATCGCGGGCGTCTGCATCCTCTCGGCGCTGGTGCCGTTCGTCTGGGTGACGCCGACCTGGCACGACATCGCCTTCGGCATCTTCATCGGCATAGCCTCCACCGCAGGCCAGTGGATCGTGGTGCTGGCGTTCCGCTATGCGGATGCTTCCGTGCTGGCGCCGTTCTCCTACACGCAGCTGCTGTGGGTCTCCGTGCTCGGCTTCCTGATTTTCGGCGAGGTCCCCGACGTCTACACGTGCACCGGCGCCGCCTTCATCGTCGCGTCAGGCCTCTACACCGCCCATCGCGAGCGCGTCAGGCGCTCGCAGCTTCTGGCCGTTGCCGGCGAGTCGTCGCCGAACGCCTGA
- a CDS encoding aldo/keto reductase, whose translation MKQKKFGNDGADVSVIGQGTWYLDRGDRTAAIAALRRGIEAGMTHIDTAEMYGEAEPVIADAIAGLPRENLVLVSKVLPSNASRRGTVTACERSLKRLKTDHLDCYLLHWRGSYPFEETVAAFDQLVTSGKIRSWGVSNFDADDLDELRDVAGDGKIACNQVLYHLQERAIEHAVIPWCEQHGVAVVAYSPFGHNDFPSARSKGGEVLQAIARAHNATPRQVALAFLTRALSVLAIPKASNAEHAAENAAAGDLTLDAAEIAALDKAFPRGPKPRSLPML comes from the coding sequence GTGAAACAGAAGAAATTCGGCAACGACGGCGCGGACGTATCCGTGATCGGGCAGGGCACCTGGTATCTCGACCGCGGCGACCGCACGGCTGCCATCGCTGCGCTGCGCCGCGGCATCGAAGCCGGCATGACGCATATCGATACTGCCGAGATGTATGGCGAGGCTGAACCTGTGATCGCGGACGCTATCGCGGGGTTACCGCGCGAAAATCTGGTTCTGGTTTCAAAGGTGCTGCCGAGCAACGCCTCGCGGCGCGGCACCGTCACCGCCTGCGAGCGCTCGCTGAAGCGGCTGAAGACCGATCATCTGGATTGCTATTTGCTGCACTGGCGCGGCTCGTATCCGTTCGAGGAGACAGTGGCCGCGTTCGACCAGCTGGTGACGAGTGGAAAGATCCGCTCTTGGGGCGTCAGCAACTTCGACGCCGACGATCTCGACGAACTGCGCGATGTCGCGGGCGACGGCAAGATCGCCTGCAACCAGGTGCTCTACCATCTGCAGGAGCGCGCGATCGAGCACGCGGTGATCCCGTGGTGCGAGCAACACGGTGTCGCCGTCGTCGCCTATTCGCCGTTCGGGCATAATGATTTTCCATCCGCGCGCAGCAAGGGCGGCGAAGTGCTGCAGGCAATCGCGCGGGCGCATAACGCAACCCCGCGCCAGGTCGCGCTGGCGTTTCTCACGCGCGCCCTGTCAGTGCTCGCGATACCAAAAGCCTCCAACGCGGAACACGCGGCCGAGAACGCCGCCGCTGGCGACCTGACGCTCGATGCCGCCGAGATCGCCGCGCTCGACAAGGCGTTTCCGCGCGGGCCCAAGCCGCGCAGCCTGCCGATGCTGTAG
- a CDS encoding LysR family transcriptional regulator yields the protein MTYILPPLNALRAFEAAARHLSFKLAAHELHVTPAAVGQQVKALEARLGVRLFERLHKQLVLTEAGQAYLPEISGGFRRIANATEKLKPVGAVLLQLGVHGSFDLRRLELAEFRASHTEIGLRVLQPAGLHELVEGKVDVLIARGLGHHPGYRCDRVTEGSGVGDWLIAPAGTADCPEISSFRDWLRDQTAENALPLHRRRLVGIVRS from the coding sequence ATGACCTACATCCTCCCACCGCTCAATGCGCTTCGCGCCTTCGAAGCCGCCGCGCGGCATCTGAGCTTCAAGCTTGCCGCGCATGAGCTGCATGTGACGCCTGCCGCCGTCGGGCAGCAGGTGAAGGCGCTGGAGGCGCGTCTTGGTGTTCGCCTGTTCGAGCGGCTGCACAAGCAGCTTGTCCTCACCGAGGCCGGGCAGGCCTATTTGCCTGAGATTTCCGGTGGCTTTCGCCGCATCGCCAACGCGACCGAAAAATTGAAGCCGGTCGGCGCGGTGCTGCTGCAGCTCGGCGTGCACGGCAGCTTCGATCTGCGCCGTCTGGAACTGGCGGAGTTTCGCGCCAGCCATACCGAAATCGGCCTGCGGGTGCTGCAGCCCGCCGGACTGCATGAACTGGTCGAGGGCAAGGTGGATGTTCTGATCGCCCGCGGTCTCGGCCATCATCCAGGCTACCGCTGCGACCGCGTGACGGAGGGATCGGGCGTCGGCGACTGGCTGATTGCGCCGGCCGGCACCGCGGATTGCCCGGAGATATCGAGCTTTCGCGATTGGCTGCGCGACCAGACGGCGGAGAACGCCCTGCCGCTGCATCGCCGCCGTCTGGTAGGCATCGTCAGAAGTTGA